One Halobacterium sp. DL1 DNA window includes the following coding sequences:
- a CDS encoding ABC transporter permease: MVSTSQFLIQVLNGLSLASIFALTAMGLTIIFGLMGVVNFAHGAYYGLGIYFGLAALQMISGPWAFFAALLVALLATAAVGVATEVTVIRPLYDRDLIASLLLTFGVMLVLHEVIRLVWGVGSQTISTPSLLSFSVGLGIINYPAYRLFVIGMAVVVSLAVWLFLQRTDIGMIIRAATENRDMVKALGIDIDRVYTFVFALGVGIAGLAGILHAPMISVYPEVGTTIVVQSFVVVVIGGLNSFRGSIIAAVLVGEASALSYLIWPPMTDVAIFIVMALFLILRPQGIFGKSLGGLE, encoded by the coding sequence CCTCTCGCTGGCGAGCATCTTCGCACTGACGGCGATGGGACTGACTATCATCTTCGGGCTGATGGGCGTCGTCAACTTCGCCCACGGAGCGTACTACGGCCTCGGCATCTACTTCGGGCTCGCCGCCCTGCAGATGATCTCCGGGCCGTGGGCGTTCTTCGCGGCGTTGCTGGTCGCCCTGCTGGCGACGGCCGCCGTGGGGGTGGCCACCGAGGTGACCGTGATACGGCCGCTCTACGACCGCGACCTGATAGCGTCGTTGCTGTTGACCTTCGGGGTGATGCTCGTCCTCCACGAGGTCATCCGGCTCGTCTGGGGGGTCGGTAGCCAGACCATCAGCACGCCCTCCCTGCTCAGCTTCTCGGTGGGCCTGGGCATCATCAACTACCCCGCGTACCGGCTGTTCGTCATCGGGATGGCGGTCGTCGTCTCCCTCGCCGTCTGGCTGTTCCTCCAGCGGACGGACATCGGGATGATCATCCGCGCGGCCACGGAGAACCGCGACATGGTGAAGGCCCTCGGCATCGACATCGACCGCGTCTACACGTTCGTCTTCGCGCTCGGCGTCGGCATCGCGGGTCTGGCGGGCATCCTCCACGCGCCGATGATCAGCGTCTACCCCGAGGTCGGGACGACCATCGTCGTGCAGAGCTTCGTCGTGGTCGTCATCGGCGGCCTCAACAGCTTCCGCGGGTCCATCATCGCGGCAGTGCTCGTCGGCGAGGCGAGCGCGCTCTCGTACCTCATCTGGCCCCCGATGACCGACGTCGCCATCTTCATCGTGATGGCGCTGTTCCTCATCCTGCGCCCCCAGGGCATCTTCGGCAAGTCCCTGGGTGGACTCGAGTAG
- a CDS encoding short-chain dehydrogenase: MLDGLTAFVTGGSQGIGREIAVTLADEGANVAVAARSDGIYETADEIGEGALPVETDVTDEASVASSIEATVDEFGGLDCLVNNSGIAGPTAPVEEVTVDEWQQTMDVNVMGMFLTTKHAAEHLRESDAGSVVNLSSISGKRPLPNRTPYTASKMAVIGLTRTLAFELGEDDVTVNAICPGATKGPRIESVIEKQAEKMDVSYEEAKRRVFTEDAALGELVVPEDIANQVVYLASEKGRHVTAQDVNVDGGSVWY; encoded by the coding sequence ATGCTAGACGGACTCACCGCATTCGTCACCGGCGGTAGCCAGGGCATCGGCCGGGAGATAGCCGTGACGTTGGCCGACGAGGGTGCGAACGTCGCCGTGGCGGCGCGCAGCGACGGCATCTACGAGACGGCCGACGAAATCGGCGAGGGCGCGCTCCCGGTCGAGACCGACGTCACCGACGAGGCGTCCGTGGCGTCGTCCATCGAGGCGACGGTCGACGAGTTCGGTGGCCTCGACTGCCTCGTGAACAACAGCGGCATCGCCGGTCCCACGGCCCCCGTCGAGGAGGTGACGGTCGACGAGTGGCAGCAGACGATGGACGTCAACGTGATGGGGATGTTCCTCACCACGAAACACGCCGCCGAACACCTCCGGGAGAGCGACGCCGGAAGTGTCGTCAACCTCTCCTCGATCAGCGGGAAGCGCCCGCTCCCCAACCGAACGCCGTACACGGCGTCGAAGATGGCGGTCATCGGACTCACGCGAACGCTCGCCTTCGAACTCGGGGAGGACGACGTCACCGTCAACGCCATCTGTCCCGGCGCGACGAAGGGCCCCAGAATCGAGAGCGTCATCGAGAAGCAGGCCGAGAAGATGGACGTCTCCTACGAGGAGGCCAAACGCCGCGTGTTCACCGAGGACGCGGCGCTCGGCGAACTCGTCGTCCCCGAGGACATCGCGAACCAGGTCGTCTACCTCGCCAGCGAGAAGGGCCGCCACGTCACCGCGCAGGACGTCAACGTCGACGGCGGCAGCGTCTGGTACTGA